The stretch of DNA GCTCCTTGTAGTAGCCTGCGGTCACGTTGCCGCCGCGCACGAGAAGCTCGCCGTCTTCGGCGAGCTTCACCTCGACGCCGGGGATCGTGGGGCCCACGGTCCCGATTTTGACCCGGCCGGGCCGGTTCCAGGAGGTGGGGCCCGTGTCCTCGGACTGCCCGTAGACTTCCGCGATGGGGATTCCGATCGCGTGGAACCACTCGAGGATTTCCGGGGCGATGGGCGCGGCTCCGGTCGAAGCCAGCTCGACCTGGTCGAGCCCCAGGCGCGCGCGGACGAGCGCCACGATGGGCTCCGCCTCTTCCGCCTTGCGACGGAGGTCTTCGGGGACTTCCTCCCCGCGCTGTTCGCGGCGCACGACTTCGAGCCGGACCGTAATCGCCTCCTGCACGGCCTTTTTCTGCGCTTCTTCGAGCCCTTCGATGGCCGAGGTGAGCCCGTAGTACATCTTCTCCCAGATGCGCGGGACGGCGAAAAAGAACTGCGGGCGCACTTCGAGAAGGTAAGCCGCGATTTCCTGGGGGGCGGGGCAGAAGTAGCAGAGGGAGGCGCCTTTCAGGTGGAGGTAGTGACCCGTCATGCGTTCGGCGATGTGGGCGAGCGGCAGGTAGGAAATGTGTCGCATGCCCGGCCGCCTGGGATAGACGCGCTCGAGCGATTCCGTCGTCCACGCGACGTTGCGGTGGGTCACCATGACGCCTTTCGGCGGCCCCGTCGTTCCCGAGGTGTAGATGAGCGTGGCGAGGTCCTCGGGGCGGACGGCCTGCCACGTCTTCTCGAAGCGGTCGGGATGTTCCCTTTCGTACCGCCGTCCGAGTTCCAGGACTTCTTCGAGCGAGACGGCCCAGTCGTCCTTCGGCACGTCGCGCTTTTCGAACACGACGACCCGCCTCACCCTGGGGATCCGGTCCCGGATCGCCGCGAGCTTCTCGTAGAACGCCCGGTTTTCCACGAAGCTCAGGACGGCTTCGCAGTGGTTCACGATGTATTCGATCTGCTCGGGGGAAAGCGTGTTGTAGAGCGAGACGGGGACGCCTCCGGCGTGCAGGATTCCGAGGTCGGCGACGTAGTACTCGGGGCGATTCGAACCCAGGATCGTCGCGAACTGGCCCTTCTCGAAACCGAGAGCGAAGAGTCCGTTCGCGAGCTCCCGGACCCTTTGCCCGTATTCGGCCCACGTCATCCCTCTCCACGCCTCGCCTTCCTTCCATTTCATGGCCTCGGCGTCGGCGAACCTGCGGACGGTTTCCTGGAAAAGCGAGCAGACCGTCTGGCCTTCGACCGCGCGGTCGATTTCCCTGCGCTCGGCGAGAATATCCCTGGTCATCGTTCACCCCCGGCTCGGGTTTTCGTATACCCCGAGCCGGGAGCCCAGGTCCAGCCGGAGGGACGCGCTCCGTCGCGTCCGGGGGCGGGACGGACGTGCCACCCATGAACACGGACCCGTGCGGAGGGACGCGCTCCGTCGCGTCCAGGGGGAGGGAACGCGGCCACCCGGAGAGACGCGCTCCGTCGCGCCCGGGGGGCGGGGATACGGTCGTTGGTGTTCGGTCATGGAGGCCGGTACCGAACCTGAACACGGCCACGACAGAGCGTGGCCCTCCGATCCCAGCGGCCCGGTCACCTCCGCGGCGTTCGACACCGGCCCACGCGCGTCACGGATGCGGAGGGAC from Candidatus Binatia bacterium encodes:
- a CDS encoding long-chain acyl-CoA synthetase, coding for MTRDILAERREIDRAVEGQTVCSLFQETVRRFADAEAMKWKEGEAWRGMTWAEYGQRVRELANGLFALGFEKGQFATILGSNRPEYYVADLGILHAGGVPVSLYNTLSPEQIEYIVNHCEAVLSFVENRAFYEKLAAIRDRIPRVRRVVVFEKRDVPKDDWAVSLEEVLELGRRYEREHPDRFEKTWQAVRPEDLATLIYTSGTTGPPKGVMVTHRNVAWTTESLERVYPRRPGMRHISYLPLAHIAERMTGHYLHLKGASLCYFCPAPQEIAAYLLEVRPQFFFAVPRIWEKMYYGLTSAIEGLEEAQKKAVQEAITVRLEVVRREQRGEEVPEDLRRKAEEAEPIVALVRARLGLDQVELASTGAAPIAPEILEWFHAIGIPIAEVYGQSEDTGPTSWNRPGRVKIGTVGPTIPGVEVKLAEDGELLVRGGNVTAGYYKEPELTAETFDAEGWLHSGDVAEIDEEGFLRIVDRKKEILITAGGKNIAPSNIENALKQKPLIGQACVVGDRRPYVTALLVLDPESARQWARERGLPEDLEVLARHPDVHREIQRYVDEVNEKLSNVERIKKFAILPTEWTVDSGELTPTLKMKRKVVHERYADVIESLYRG